The Flaviramulus sp. BrNp1-15 genome includes the window AACCTTAAGAAGTTCTTTTAACTGGTTAATTCAAATTTTTAAACCCGTTTCTCCAGTAGTTTGGCTATTGTTGGTTTTTATGATTGTAAAAACATTAACTAAAGATTCAAACTCAGATAGTGCATTTATCATTTCTTTTATAAGTGTTGGTTTATGTTCTATGTGGGCAACTTTGGTAAACACAGCAATGGGTGTAGCTTCTGTAGATAAAGACTATATAAATGTTGCAAAGGTTTTAAAATTAGGACCTGCACAAAAAGTGTTTAAAGTTATTTTGCCATCGTCTTTACCCTTAATTTTTACTGGGTTGCGTATTACGTTATCTGTAGCGTGGATGGTACTTATTGCTATAGAATTACTGGCGCAAAGTCCTGGTTTAGGTTCGTTTGTATGGGAAGAATTTCAAAATGGTGCGAACGATTCCAACTCAAAAATTATTGTTGCCATGTTTGTTATAGGAATTATAGGCTTCCTTTTAGATAGACTCATGTTAACCATTCAAAATATGGTGTCATTCAACAAAAATGATGGAATTTAATCTGATACAAAAAGAGTTATGGCATATTTAGAATTAAATAATATTTATAAAACATACGGTCAAGGTGATAATGCTACTCAAGTGCTTTCAAATATCAACTTGTCAATAGAAGAAGGGGAGTTTGTTGCCATTGTTGGTTTTACGGGAAGCGGAAAAACAACCTTAGTAAACCTAATAAACGGACTTTTGCAACCTACATCTGGCGAAGTTTTGTTTAAGGGAGAACCCGTATCAGGTACTAGTCATGAACGAGGAGTTATTTTTCAGAATTACTCATTATTACCATGGCTTACAGTAGAACAGAATGTGCTTATGGCTGTTAAAGAAGCATTTCCAAAGAAAAGTAAAACGGAGTTAAAAAGCATTGTTGCAGAATATGTTGAAATGGTAAGTTTAACACCTGCAATTAACAAACGTCCAAAAGAATTATCAGGAGGAATGCGTCAGCGTGTTGCTGTAGCCAGAGCTTTGGCTATGAAACCCGAAATGATAATTATGGATGAGCCTCTTGGTGCTTTAGATGCTTTAACTCGAGGAAATCTTCAAGATGAAATTTTAAACATTTGGGGTAAAGATAAGCGGACAGCTTTGTTGATTACTAATGATGTTGATGAAGGTATTTATATGGCAGATAGAATTATACCATTAAGACCCGGACCAAATGCAACATTAGGACCAGAATTTAAAATTGAAATAGAACGCCCAAGAGATAAAACTGAACTTAATGATAATCCAAATTTCAAAAAAACACGAAATGCCATTATAGAATATTTAATGGATATAGGAAACGAAAGAAAATCTGAAGCGCAAGACTTAATTGTTTTACCAGATTTAGAGCCTAAAAGTTTTGTTGGACGATTTTAAAAAACGAACGCTATGAGTATAACAACAATAGATAAAAATGAAGTAAGAATTGAAAATGGTCTTTTTGAGCCTTCCAGAGTTATGTTGGATCTAAAAAACCTTAAGAAAGTATACCCAACGCCCAAAGGTGATTACACAGTTTTAGAAGATTTAAATCTTCAGATAATGAAGGAGGAATTTGTAACCATAATTGGGCACTCTGGTTGTGGTAAAACTACTATGCTTTCTATGATTGCTGGGTTAAATCCTATTTCTGGTGGTAATATTTCAGTATTAGGTAGTCATATAAAAGGTCCAGGACCAGATAGAGGTGTTATTTTTCAATCCCCTAGTTTAATGCCTTGGATGACCTCGCTTCAAAATGTTTTACTTGGTGTAAATCAAGTATTTCCAAGTGCAACTAAAGCGCAACGAAACGATATTGCTAAATATTATCTTCAAAAGGTTGGACTAGAAGATGCTTTTAATAAAAAGGCTTCAGAGTTATCTCAAGGGATGCAGCAACGTGTTGGAATCGCACGAGCATTTGCCATAAAACCTAAAGTGTTATTGTTAGATGAACCTTTTGGAATGTTAGATTCTTTAACCAGAGGTGAGTTGCAAGATATTTTAATTGAAATATGGAATAAAGAAAAAATTACAGCGGTTATGATTACTCATGATGTAGATGAGGCTATTTTTTTAGCAGACCGAGTGGTTATGATGACAAGTGGACCTAGAGCAAAAATTGGAGATATTTTAAATATAGATTTTGAAAGACCTAGAACACGCAAAGATGTTTTAGAACACAACGATTATTATAAATACAGAAAACATCTTATTGATTTTCTAGAACATTAAAACAAAAAATTGAATATAAACTAACAACTTAAAAACAAAGAACGTAATGAAAAAACAATACATAATTTTAGGACTATTACTGAGTTTTATACAATTAGCTCAAGCACAATTTACATTAGATGGAGAATTTAGACCAAGAGCTGAATACCGTCATGGATTTGGAAGCATTATACCAGAAGCTGCAGAACCAGGATTTGGTATTTCTGCCAGAGCAAGATTAAATGCTGGGTATAAGACAGAAGCTTACAAATTATACTTAAGCTTCCAAGATATTATGGTTTGGGGAGAAAACAGACAAATTTTACCTTACGATCAAAATAACTCATTTGCAGTTTTTCAGGCTTGGGCAGAACTAAATTTAGGCAGCGGATGGTCTACTAAATTAGGACGTCAAGTATTGTCTTATGACGATCAGCGTATCCTTGGAGGGTTAGATTGGGCTCAGCAAGGGCGTAATCATGATGCGGCATTAATAAAATATAAAAAAGATAAGTTTGTTTTAGACCTTGCTTTCGCTTTTAATCAAGATTATTCTAATCCTACAGGTTTTGTTAGTGTAGGTAATCAGTATAATACATCAGGTTTTTTCTCTTATAAAACTATGCAAATGGCTCATTTAAGTCAAGCTTGGGGAAATTTTTCTGGTAGTTTGTTATTAATGAATAACGGGTTTCAAAATGATGCAAGTGGTTTAAATGATGTAGCAAATTTGCAAACAATTGGTACTTATTTAAAATATAATAAAGGGGCGTTTGGTTTAGCTGCAAATGCTTATTTGCAAACTGGTGAAGCAATTTATGGAACATCATACAAAGACGTAAGTGCTTATTTGTTAGGTCTTGATTTAACTTATAAAACTTCTGATAAAGTTACTTTAGGAGCCGGTGTTGAGGTTATTAGTGGAAATGACGAAACAGATGCATCTAAAACAGGAGCATTTTTTCCATTGTACGGAACCAATCATAAATTTAATGGGTTTATGGATTACTTCTACGTAGGTAATCATGCAAATTCAGTTGGATTGTTCGATGTGCACGTAAGTGCAAACTTTAAATTAGGAGAAACATCTAGTTTATTGGTTAAGGCTTTAAATTTTAGCGGAGAACAAGATTTAGCAAGTGGAGAAAAATCGTTGGGTACCGAAATAGATTTAGTTTACAAAAAACAGTTTAAAGGGTATGCCCTTGTAGCGGGGTATTCACATTTATTTCCATCTGATGGTATGTATGAGTTAAAAGGGGTTACCGAAGCAGAAGCAGCAAGCGGACAAAATTGGGCTTGGGCAATGATAGTTATTAAGCCTAAATTTATAAACTAACAGTAATTTTTTAATTGTTTTAGTTGGCTCTGGACTTTTATTTTAAAGTTCAGGGCTTTTTATTTGATCCTTATTTAAATAAATCCTTGTATTTTTAAAATCAAATTAAAATTTTAATAAATATATTAACGTTAGTTTTTGGAATGACTTAATCATTATTAATGGAAAATTTTGATATCACAAGTAAAATAATTCTCTATATTTTCTTTGTAATAATGCTTGTTATTTTCTTGCGTTATACATTTAAAATGGTTGAAATGGCATATGTTTTAAAGTATAAAAAACCATTATATAATCACTTTTATTTTAATTTGAAAAAATTAAATAAAGAAGAGAAATCTGTTTTAAAAAATCAATTTCCATTTTATAAAAAACTTACAGATAAAGAAAAGCGTTATTTTGAGCATCGTGTATCTTCTTTCATAAAAGATAAAGATTTTATTGGTAGAGAGGATTTTGAGATTACTGATGAAATTAAAGTTCTTGTTTCTGCAACAGCAATAATGCTAACTTTTGGGTTTAGAGATTTTTATATTGATTTTATTTCAAAAATTGTTATTTATCCAAATGAGTTTTTTTCAAATACTAACAGTGTTTATCATAAGGGAGAATTTAATCCAAAATTAAAAACACTAGTATTATCTTGGGAAGATTTTAAGCTTGGGTTTGATGATGAAAATGATAATTTAAATTTAGGAATTCATGAGTTTACACATGCAATTCATTTAAGTAGTTTAAAAGATCGTGATGTAAGTTCAATTATATTTTTAGACACTTTTAAAGAACTAACAACTTTTATTTCAAGAAATGAAACCTTACGTAAAAAACTCATAGACTCAGGATATTTTAGAGAATATGCTTTTACTAATCAATTTGAATTTCTTTCAGTGCTCATAGAAAACTTTATAGAAACACCTAATGAGTTTAGAGCTTTATTCCCAGATATTTACAATAAAACCAAACAAATGCTAAATTTTAATTTCGCAGGATATTAGTGTATGATATTTATCATGAATTTTTAACTTTTAGTTTAATAATTTTAGAGGTAACAAAACTTAAAATTTAATGTCATGATACGAAAATCGCCAATTTCAATGATAATGACTGAACATGTTATTACTTTGAAAAAGAATGACAGTCTTGAAAAGGCAGAGCATCTTTTTAAAAAACATCATATAAGACATATACCTGTGGTAACAGATAATGTAGTTGTTGGAATGTTAAGTCAAACAGATTTACTTAGATTAAGTTTTACAGATTTTTCTAATGATGTAGATGGAGATACCGATGCTTTGGTTTATAATATGTTTACTATAAAACAAGTAATGAAGAGTAATATTGTTACCGTTCCGTCATCTAAATCTATAAAAGAAGTCGCAGAAATCTTGTCAACAAAAGAGTTTCATGCTTTACCTGTAGTTGATAATAACAAACTTGTTGGTATAATAACAACAACAGATCTCATTAAATATTTACTTAAACAATTTTAATTTATTTTTATATCATCATTGAATATAATGGTTAGATGATTTTTGTCATATAACTATATAAGATTTTAAGTTAACTTTACTTTGTAATTAAATTTATTAAGGATGAGACAAAGCGCGCCAGTATCAGATATAATGACTAAAAATATTATTGCATTAACAAGATCTGACGATTTACAACGAGCAGAAACTCTTTTTAACAGACACAAAATAAAGCATATGCCTGTAGTTTCTGGTGAAACTATTATTGGAATGCTTAGTTATACAGATTTAATGCGAATTAGTTTTGCTGAAACTTCAGACGATTCTAATGGTAATGTCGATTCTGTGGTATATAATATGTTTACCATAGAACAAGTTATGGTTAAAAATGTAGTTACCGTTACCAGTGATACCAGTATAAAAGAAGTAGCACAAATTTTAGCAGAACGAGAATTTCATGCTTTACCAGTAGTTGATGAAGGAACTTTGGTAGGTATAGTGACCACTACAGATTTACTATACTATTTAGTAAAACAATTTTAAGAATTAGCAATTGTTTTTAATTCTTTAATAGTTTCAGTTTGATTATTACTTTTAAAAACGTGACTACCAGCTACAAAAACATCAGCGCCAGTATCAACTAATTGTTTAATATTTTTGTTTGTAACACCACCATCAATTTCAATAATAGTAGAAGCACCTTTTTTATCAATCAATGTTTTTAGCTGTTTTATTTTATTGTACGTGTTTTCAATAAAACTTTGTCCACCAAAACCAGGATTAACACTCATAATAAGGACTAAATCTATATCATTTATAGTGTCTTCTAAAACATTAATATTAGTATGAGGGTTTAGTGCTACACCAGCTTTCATACCTTCTGCTTTAATAGCTTGTAGTGTTCTATGTAAATGTGTACAAGCTTCATAATGCACAGTTAATATATTACTTCCTAATTCAGCGAAAGTTTTAATATATCTGTCAGGATCTATAATCATTAAATGTACATCAATAGTTTTTTTAGCATGTTTTGTAATAGCTTTTAGAACAGGCATCCCGTAAGAAATATTAGGTACAAACACACCGTCCATAATATCTATATGAAACCAATCAGCTTCACTTTTATTTACCATTTCTATATCACGTTGGAGATTGGCAAAATCTGCTGCTAAAATTGAAGGTGCTATTAATTTAGAATTCATAGTTGTCTGGTTTGTATAGACAAAAATACATGTTTTACAGATTCTTTAGCCGATGGTACGAATAAAATTTTCTACCATTGTGATTACTTTATTAGCAAGTTTGTTTTCTGCATTTTTTAACCATTCAAGATATTCATGAAGTTGGTTAAATTCCTTAATATCATCAACAACGGTAAATCCAAAATTATAATCTTCAAAAATACGTTGTTCCACATCAATATTAATTACTTTAAGAATGTTCTTATGTCTAGAATCTAATCTAATTTTTTCATATGTATAATCTACATGGTCTCTTTGTCCTTCTAGTACTTGTAGAAAATTTCCATTGTGGTAAATTAAAACTCCAGTTATATTATGTTTAGCATTATTTTCCTTTGCTTTTGTGTATAAAGCTTTGAGGTTTTCTAGTGACTCATAATTTCTTGAGTCACTCATGTAACATATTGTTTTTAACATAATAGCAATTACTTCATTTAATCATGTAAAATTAGAATTCATAAAGATTTAAAAACATGACTTTTGATTGGTTTATTTAAAAAATAAACCCCCGGTAATCAGCCGGGGGTTCTTTCATCAATCAAAAAACGAACAGTTATGTGTAACTGTTTGTTACTGTAATTTAGTCGTAATTCTTATAAAAAAATTACTATCCTAAATATGTTTTCAATATTTTGCTTCTAGACGTATGTTTTAATCTACGAATAGCTTTTTCTTTTATTTGACGTACACGTTCTCTAGTTAAATCGAACGTTTCACCAATTTCTTCTAGAGTCATTGGGTGCTGGTTTCC containing:
- a CDS encoding ABC transporter ATP-binding protein; translation: MAYLELNNIYKTYGQGDNATQVLSNINLSIEEGEFVAIVGFTGSGKTTLVNLINGLLQPTSGEVLFKGEPVSGTSHERGVIFQNYSLLPWLTVEQNVLMAVKEAFPKKSKTELKSIVAEYVEMVSLTPAINKRPKELSGGMRQRVAVARALAMKPEMIIMDEPLGALDALTRGNLQDEILNIWGKDKRTALLITNDVDEGIYMADRIIPLRPGPNATLGPEFKIEIERPRDKTELNDNPNFKKTRNAIIEYLMDIGNERKSEAQDLIVLPDLEPKSFVGRF
- a CDS encoding ABC transporter ATP-binding protein, translating into MSITTIDKNEVRIENGLFEPSRVMLDLKNLKKVYPTPKGDYTVLEDLNLQIMKEEFVTIIGHSGCGKTTMLSMIAGLNPISGGNISVLGSHIKGPGPDRGVIFQSPSLMPWMTSLQNVLLGVNQVFPSATKAQRNDIAKYYLQKVGLEDAFNKKASELSQGMQQRVGIARAFAIKPKVLLLDEPFGMLDSLTRGELQDILIEIWNKEKITAVMITHDVDEAIFLADRVVMMTSGPRAKIGDILNIDFERPRTRKDVLEHNDYYKYRKHLIDFLEH
- a CDS encoding alginate export family protein; amino-acid sequence: MKKQYIILGLLLSFIQLAQAQFTLDGEFRPRAEYRHGFGSIIPEAAEPGFGISARARLNAGYKTEAYKLYLSFQDIMVWGENRQILPYDQNNSFAVFQAWAELNLGSGWSTKLGRQVLSYDDQRILGGLDWAQQGRNHDAALIKYKKDKFVLDLAFAFNQDYSNPTGFVSVGNQYNTSGFFSYKTMQMAHLSQAWGNFSGSLLLMNNGFQNDASGLNDVANLQTIGTYLKYNKGAFGLAANAYLQTGEAIYGTSYKDVSAYLLGLDLTYKTSDKVTLGAGVEVISGNDETDASKTGAFFPLYGTNHKFNGFMDYFYVGNHANSVGLFDVHVSANFKLGETSSLLVKALNFSGEQDLASGEKSLGTEIDLVYKKQFKGYALVAGYSHLFPSDGMYELKGVTEAEAASGQNWAWAMIVIKPKFIN
- a CDS encoding zinc-dependent peptidase → MENFDITSKIILYIFFVIMLVIFLRYTFKMVEMAYVLKYKKPLYNHFYFNLKKLNKEEKSVLKNQFPFYKKLTDKEKRYFEHRVSSFIKDKDFIGREDFEITDEIKVLVSATAIMLTFGFRDFYIDFISKIVIYPNEFFSNTNSVYHKGEFNPKLKTLVLSWEDFKLGFDDENDNLNLGIHEFTHAIHLSSLKDRDVSSIIFLDTFKELTTFISRNETLRKKLIDSGYFREYAFTNQFEFLSVLIENFIETPNEFRALFPDIYNKTKQMLNFNFAGY
- a CDS encoding CBS domain-containing protein — its product is MIRKSPISMIMTEHVITLKKNDSLEKAEHLFKKHHIRHIPVVTDNVVVGMLSQTDLLRLSFTDFSNDVDGDTDALVYNMFTIKQVMKSNIVTVPSSKSIKEVAEILSTKEFHALPVVDNNKLVGIITTTDLIKYLLKQF
- a CDS encoding HPP family protein, which codes for MRQSAPVSDIMTKNIIALTRSDDLQRAETLFNRHKIKHMPVVSGETIIGMLSYTDLMRISFAETSDDSNGNVDSVVYNMFTIEQVMVKNVVTVTSDTSIKEVAQILAEREFHALPVVDEGTLVGIVTTTDLLYYLVKQF
- the rpe gene encoding ribulose-phosphate 3-epimerase — its product is MNSKLIAPSILAADFANLQRDIEMVNKSEADWFHIDIMDGVFVPNISYGMPVLKAITKHAKKTIDVHLMIIDPDRYIKTFAELGSNILTVHYEACTHLHRTLQAIKAEGMKAGVALNPHTNINVLEDTINDIDLVLIMSVNPGFGGQSFIENTYNKIKQLKTLIDKKGASTIIEIDGGVTNKNIKQLVDTGADVFVAGSHVFKSNNQTETIKELKTIANS
- a CDS encoding BLUF domain-containing protein, producing MSDSRNYESLENLKALYTKAKENNAKHNITGVLIYHNGNFLQVLEGQRDHVDYTYEKIRLDSRHKNILKVINIDVEQRIFEDYNFGFTVVDDIKEFNQLHEYLEWLKNAENKLANKVITMVENFIRTIG